DNA from Ignavibacteria bacterium:
CCAGACAATGCACTGAAGCAAAAACAAAAGTGTCATCGGGGGGCATTTGTCCTGCCTGAGGTCTCATTATTCCTGGAGGCAATTCTGACAAAGCTGCTGACGATGAAGTCGTAATCTTCCAGCGAGGCCGGTTTTGTAAAGTAATAATCGGCTCCAAGCTCTTTGCATTCTTCCTCATCCCTGGGATTGGAGGAAGATGTAAGGACGGCAACCGGCACATTCTGCAGCCGGCCGTTCCGGCTGATTTTTGCCAGTACTTCCTTGCCATTGAGTCTGGGCATATTAAGGTCGAGGACAATCAGTGAGGGATCAG
Protein-coding regions in this window:
- a CDS encoding response regulator — protein: MPADNKLEILLVDDNKADIWMIDDFIREKNHNVKLTVLRDGQEAVSYINKEADFKDVPDPSLIVLDLNMPRLNGKEVLAKISRNGRLQNVPVAVLTSSSNPRDEEECKELGADYYFTKPASLEDYDFIVSSFVRIASRNNETSGRTNAPR